From a region of the Besnoitia besnoiti strain Bb-Ger1 chromosome I, whole genome shotgun sequence genome:
- a CDS encoding hypothetical protein (encoded by transcript BESB_011010), producing MATPRAEEGAAVTAPLIEEDNKASGDSLDPGSGAIGSEPAPEKEGSQPNTDPAVGQASEEQNSAEAAPEEGEQKEADEATKEAEEATKEAEDTPPAKEESKNAEMDEVTKKLVVDRVAAEERVKHAKAEVDSKIKKAAIMAIGVMLLFVALGMALMFCFSPLYGFLAFCFIVGGLVTGVIGLIFVCCRTRAGTLFYLFLVLLLLVLLVAVWAFYAFMFYKATLVAIAAGKDEVNSWVEDQTNSVIPEGLGGSFPSLKPGELGSLVGGLTGDLLPPEGDKLDDDIFDLGVAAEKLEACKEGIEDDGTKYLDSVTSVFLALSSYGQMCSYSHRNILQFKKWQYGCRDVCEFRMLNVGHKLTMDNAEDRAVIKAWNDKLATLPINQKFACAVDALSTSCAVENSSYEYILLGVIGLFLLAGCCGCVCCIPSSMKATTAYSKALKKYNAALRESAEAAKREAEAMP from the coding sequence ATGGCAACACcacgcgcagaagaggggGCGGCGGTGACGGCCCCTTTGATTGAAGAGGACAACAAAGCCAGCGGGGACTCTCTGGATCCAGGTTCGGGTGCCATTGGGTCTGAACCGGCACCGGAGAAGGAAGGAAGCCAACCGAACACCGACCCTGCTGTGGGGCAAGCCTCTGAAGAGCAGAactctgcggaggcagcccCTGAGGAAGGGGAGCAAAAGGAGGCGGATGAAGCCAccaaggaggcggaggaagccaccaaggaggcggaggacacACCACCGGCGAAAGAGGAAAGTAAAAATGCCGAGATGGATGAAGTCACTAAGAAACTTGTCGTCGATCGCGTGGCAGCCGAGGAGCGCGTCAAACATGCGAAGGCAGAAGTAGATAGCAAGATCAAGAAAGCGGCCATCATGGCCATCGGCGTCATGCTTCTGTTTGTTGCCCTTGGCATGGCCCTGATGTTCTGCTTCTCACCGCTCTAcggcttcctcgctttcTGTTTTATTGTGGGCGGGCTGGTCACTGGCGTCATCGGCCTGATTTTCGTGTGCTGCAGAACCCGAGCTGGTACACTGTTCTATCTTTTCCTGgttctcctccttctcgtcctGCTTGTTGCCGTCTGGGCTTTCTATGCCTTTATGTTCTACAAGGCAACCCTTGTGGCTATCGCGGCCGGAAAAGATGAAGTCAACTCTTGGGTGGAGGACCAAACGAACAGTGTGATCCCTGAGGGGCTCGGGGGGAGCTTCCCGAGTCTGAAACCTGGGGAGCTAGGTAGCCTTGTCGGTGGTCTGACTGGTGATTTGCTCCCACCCGAAGGCGACAAACTTGATGACGACATCTTCGACTtaggcgtcgctgccgagaAGTTGGAGGCGTGCAAAGAAGGGATAGAGGACGATGGGACGAAGTACCTTGACAGCGTAACGTCTGTTTTCCTTGCACTGTCCTCATACGGGCAGATGTGCAGCTACTCGCACCGCAACATCCTGCAATTCAAGAAGTGGCAATATGGGTGCCGCGACGTCTGTGAATTTCGGATGCTGAACGTTGGCCACAAACTGACAATGGATAACGCCGAAGACCGGGCAGTCATTAAGGCGTGGAATGACAAGTTGGCAACCTTACCCATCAATCAGAAGTTTGCTTGCGCTGTGGATGCGCTTAGCACTTCTTGTGCGGTGGAAAACTCGTCATACGAGTACATTTTGCTGGGCGTGATTGGCCTGTTCTTGCTGGCGGGGTGCTGCGGATGTGTGTGCTGCATCCCTTCCTCCATGAAGGCTACAACAGCGTATTCGAAGGCGCTCAAGAAATACAACGCCGCCCTTCGAGaaagcgcagaggcggccaagcgcgaagcagaagccaTGCCCTAG
- a CDS encoding hypothetical protein (encoded by transcript BESB_011020), with translation MPPSYPDPVAPSPKEGANVTPVAVSPPPTLEEKVIVIPPGAHRAFPPIRADQTLTGLDGPTIVMAPKEARPQQPTPGTERPVDLHPPADAACPDSRATEENISMSEHELRLLREHLEKRAAATNCLIFLMSLWLVLTGVLLIFAFSPVNGDLAIVCMLLSVTVGIIGILAVSARNLTGMRLYLALGTVLLVLTVALWGYYIYILVRAAWATVDVTADRTSEWIWDEAEHFPPIRLGQSNVTSLQELARQGGVPLNETLDDIVGPCTKGYRDYGKDYFRGTMSVLIGLSTRGQLCNYSHYDILDFKRWPVSCWRTCGFDRLAVDHALDMSRQEDQRVISEFKSHLDGLLPVEASACILYSARTACVVENTSYHYVILGIVGLLILWTCCACLCCIPASLGVANKYLSDLRNYEKEKADLDQRKQVGGNQNQPTVV, from the coding sequence ATGCCTCCGAGTTATCCCGATCCCGTCGCACCCTCCCCAAAAGAGGGTGCAAACGTCACACCAGTGGCTGTCAGCCCACCGCCTACGCTAGAAGAGAAAGTTATAGTGATTCCCCCGGGAGCGCACCGCGCCTTCCCCCCAATCCGAGCGGATCAAACGTTAACCGGTCTTGACGGACCGACAATTGTCATGGCTCCCAAGGAAGCTCGCCCGCAACAGCCAACACCAGGGACGGAGAGACCAGTAGACCTGCATCCACCCGCCGACGCAGCGTGCCCAGATTCACGTGCCACAGAGGAAAACATCTCAATGTCAGAACATGAGCTGAGGCTCTTGAGGGAACACCTCGAGAAACGTGCAGCTGCCACAAATTGCTTAATTTTTCTTATGAGTCTGTGGCTGGTCCTTACTGGTGTCCTCCTGATCTTCGCATTCTCACCCGTGAACGGTGATCTGGCTATCGTGTGCATGCTTCTGAGTGTCACTGTTGGAATTATCGGCATTCTAGCCGTTTCGGCTAGAAATCTGACTGGGATGCGGCTTTACCTAGCTCTGGGAACGGTACTTTTGGTGCTGACGGTGGCACTCTGGGGGTATTATATCTACATTCTAGTTCGCGCGGCCTGGGCAACCGTAGATGTGACAGCCGACCGGACGTCGGAGTGGATCTGGGACGAGGCAGAACATTTTCCCCCTATTCGCTTGGGACAATCGAATGTGACCTCATTACAGGAACTGGCTAGGCAGGGGGGCGTGCCGCTAAATGAGACGCTTGACGATATTGTCGGGCCATGCACGAAGGGATACAGAGACTACGGCAAAGATTACTTCCGGGGGACCATGTCCGTGCTAATAGGCTTGTCAACTCGCGGCCAGCTGTGCAACTACTCACATTATGATATCCTCGATTTCAAGAGGTGGCCTGTCAGCTGCTGGCGGACGTGTGGTTTCGACCGTCTGGCAGTTGATCACGCGCTCGATATGTCCCGTCAGGAAGACCAACGGGTGATATCGGAGTTCAAGTCACATCTAGACGGTTTGCTTCCCGTAGAAGCTTCCGCGTGTATATTATACTCTGCGCGGACGGCCTGTGTTGTCGAAAACACCTCATATCACTATGTTATTCTTGGAATCGTTGGCCTCCTAATCCTGTGGACATGTTGTGCGTGCTTGTGCTGCATCCCCGCCTCCCTAGGCGTTGCGAACAAATATTTGTCTGATTTGCGGAACTAtgagaaagagaaggcagaTCTCGATCAACGGAAGCAGGTAGGGGGCAACCAGAACCAACCTACTGTTGTGTGA
- a CDS encoding hypothetical protein (encoded by transcript BESB_011030), translating to MAEQQEQGNPVVYSGEARAAESNMGWEALCHSQDTPFRLSRSFLLCSFCLYAACTGPIHLNCMPLTDIYYVEGYFRGKCSPTEVDLSKPAREPKCEAEEVAVQGWCTNAIVSEICWSWLSGLLLDHLGPKATAMIGSASLLVVSLAVGASRHLQTSKWPSIIVGCSLSMAFLPSLTIANLFPTARNSVIGLLTLARFLSAAATLVLRSVYLEGRHREDTRTTAYTYVALCVGGCVFIAALFFPLQKWQRARAIAQLRKNASSSAGVHPPSSCHYSGGPGTGRPGADASKRLPRKIIPQWHGIFHTRSSAPMKVTDSLDAAILKQDIVQSIQRGTTDGAFLSLRDWRAFLAEVSSLVFAFLCVFGMLVLSSAQCFRAAEMHIIPQAYRAGEYVALLAALPLPFIGLLADRRGITVAMGFVAVLELFALAFTVIPGFPAVGVCQYFASIMMKVASSFCISQIYCYVLQSFQEAHMGKLIGLASFLAALPLLVVNSVFPTVFHVEFFHAILTCIGMAAGGLVVLSGIVVVRRRKAAKILERIRPEWQSEWIV from the coding sequence ATGGCAGAACAGCAAGAGCAAGGTAATCCGGTAGTCTATTCtggggaggcgagagcggccgAGTCTAACATGGGGTGGGAAGCATTGTGTCATTCTCAGGATACGCCGTTTCGTTTGTCGCGTTCATTTCTCCTTTGTAGCTTCTGCCTCTACGCGGCATGTACCGGACCGATTCACCTCAATTGTATGCCACTTACAGATATATATTACGTGGAAGGGTATTTCCGGGGCAAGTGCAGCCCGACGGAGGTGGACTTATCAAAACCCGCGCGGGAGCCGAAATGCGAAGCTGAGGAGGTTGCGGTCCAGGGGTGGTGCACTAATGCTATTGTGTCTGAAATCTGCTGGTCGTGGCTTTCCGGGCTCTTGCTGGACCACCTGGGTCCAAAGGCTACCGCCATGATAGGCTCCGCATCCCTTCTTGTGGTATCATTAGCCGTTGGGGCCTCGAGGCACTTGCAAACTTCGAAGTGGCCGTCCATCATTGTTGGGTGTAGCTTATCCATGGCCTTCCTCCCTAGCCTCACCATTGCAAATCTCTTCCCTACTGCGAGAAATTCAGTAATTGGACTCCTGACTTTGGCTCGTTTCCTGTCTGCTGCAGCAACGCTGGTACTGAGGTCTGTTTATTTGGAGGGCCGTCATCGAGAAGATACTCGTACAACTGCGTATACATATGTCGCGCTGTGCGTGGGAGGATGTGTATTCATTGCTGCGCTGTTCTTCCCTCTCCAAAAGTGGCAGCGTGCGCGAGCCATTGCTCAATTAAGGAAGAATGCCAGCTCATCAGCGGGTGTGCATCCACCATCTTCTTGCCACTACAGTGGAGGACCCGGCACGGGCAGGCCTGGTGCAGACGCTTCTAAGAGGCTTCCACGCAAGATCATCCCACAATGGCACGGTATTTTTCATACGCGGTCTTCGGCACCCATGAAAGTAACAGATTCCTTGGATGCCGCTATTTTGAAACAAGATATTGTTCAATCCATACAGCGGGGTACAACAGATGGCGcgtttctttctctgcgcgacTGGAGAGCCTTTTTGGCAGAGGTGTCATCACTCGTATTTGCGTTCCTCTGTGTCTTCGGGATGCTGGTGCTGAGCAGCGCACAGTGCTTTAGGGCGGCAGAGATGCACATCATCCCACAGGCTTACAGAGCAGGCGAATATGTCGCCCTGCTCGCTGCCCTTCCACTTCCGTTCATTGGACTGCTTGCCGACAGACGAGGAATAACCGTAGCAATGGGTTTCGTGGCCGTGCTTGAACTGTTCGCTCTAGCTTTTACCGTGATTCCCGGGTTCCCTGCAGTCGGAGTGTGCCAGTATTTTGCATCCATTATGATGAAAGTGGCCAGCTCGTTTTGTATCAGCCAGATATACTGTTATGTTCTGCAGAGTTTCCAAGAGGCGCATATGGGAAAGCTCATCGGTTTAGCATctttcctcgcggcgcttccaTTGCTCGTGGTCAACAGCGTGTTTCCCACGGTCTTCCACGTGGAATTCTTTCACGCTATACTGACTTGCATAGGGATGGCCGCTGGGGGTTTGGTCGTTCTCAGCGGAATAGTGGTTGTACGCAGGCGAAAGGCGGCGAAAATTCTCGAACGGATTAGACCCGAGTGGCAGTCGGAGTGGATAGTGTAA
- a CDS encoding transporter, major facilitator family protein (encoded by transcript BESB_011040), with protein sequence MSLSEEPLPPLHYTVNQSLPPVQHGRSQVAKRICTAASMLALDKLAEIPNKTPFGLSRWVIFGIFLVYSFLTGPCYWNWTALADIFFIRDGYLWRCEAEDLDMARRIEQAKCDSQDVAVQNLFTIIVASDFSFSCLSGIILDYAGPASRVYLEHVFCFSLGVCWVVGILGASRSLSNAIPLLLRAIAINNPRLAQPLFYGYGGVCIGVCVLIAALFFPARPWQRLPSLAKVAAEGLPDTAESPEDHEEANSPLVEASVAPEESNHLFAGPLSTLGSRVLSFRSEGEEAPRVVDQLEVAVVRQDTLVTLQRGTTATAISRWSDWKMFFGEVFSLVFVPLCIYEALMLISSSFFSSAARRLIPEAYEANQIIQIFCFLPAPLLGLLADKRGILVTMVVLNGAGMLAFILAVIPEVPGAVACQYMACLCIAINSSFIISQIYCYVNQSFQEGHAGKLIGLACLVAGLPSLAANAMLSTAVNDGFLGIMFLCIGFFKLNFILIGALAVYRKQRARKVIEETQGAFFPTPGPV encoded by the exons ATGAGCCTTTCCGAAGAGCCTCTCCCACCTCTTCACTATACGGTGAACCAGTCACTCCCGCCAGTACAACATGGACGCTCACAGGTTGCAAAGCGGATTTGTACCGCCGCCTCGATGTTGGCACTGGACAAGCTTGCTGAAATTCCCAATAAGACGCCTTTTGGCCTCTCCCGCTGGGTGATCTTTGGTATTTTCTTGGTGTATTCGTTTCTGACCGGGCCCTGCTACTGGAATTGGACTGCTCTCGCAGATATCTTTTTTATACGTGACGGCTATCTTTGGCGGTGTGAGGCCGAAGACCTAGATATGGCAAGGCGTATCGAACAGGCGAAGTGTGACAGCCAAGATGTGGCCGTACAAAATCTTTTCACAATCATCGTGGCGTCCgatttctctttctcttgttTGTCTGGCATCATTCTTGACTATGCTGGCCCCGCATCACGGGTGTATTTGGAGCATGTATTCTGCTTCTCGCTTGGTGTATGTTGGG TGGTGGGAATCCTGGGAGCGTCACGTTCTTTGTCAAATGCCATTCCTCTTCTATTGCGAGCCATCGCCATAAACAACCCACGTTTGGCACAACCGCTATTTTACGGATACGGTGGTGTGTGCATTGGTGTTTGCGTTCTGATCGCGGCTCTGTTCTTCCCGGCCCGCCCGTGGCAACGGCTCCCTTCACTAGCAAAGGTCGCTGCTGAAGGCCTGCCGGACACTGCGGAGAGCCCGGAGGATCATGAAGAGGCTAACAGCCCCCTCGTTGAAGCCAGCGTTGCGCCTGAGGAGAGCAACCATCTTTTTGCAGGGCCTCTTTCAACCTTAGGATCCCGTGTGTTATCATTCCGCagtgaaggagaagaagctccCAGGGTTGTGGACCAGCTCGAAGTCGCAGTCGTTCGGCAAGATACCCTGGTGACGTTGCAGCGTGGTACAACTGCAACAGCGATCTCACGATGGTCGGATTGGAAGATGTTCTTTGGGGAGGTGTTCTCCCTAGTCTTTGTTCCACTCTGCATATATGAAGCGCTGATGCTTATATCATCCAGTTTTTTCTCGTCCGCGGCTCGTCGCCTGATCCCTGAGGCGTATGAAGCCAACCAGATTATCCAGattttctgttttctgccTGCCCCTCTCCTGGGCCTGCTAGCTGACAAACGTGGAATTCTTGTAACCATGGTCGTTCTAAATGGTGCAGGAATGCTGGCGTTTATCCTCGCAGTGATTCCCGAAGTACCTGGCGCTGTAGCATGCCAGTACATGGCGTGTCTTTGCATAGCGATCAACAGTTCTTTTATCATCAGTCAAATCTACTGCTATGTCAACCAGAGTTTTCAGGAAGGTCACGCGGGAAAGCTAATCGGGCTTGCATGTCTCGTTGCAGGACTCCCTTCCCTGGCGGCAAACGCAATGCTCTCGACTGCAGTGAACGATGGGTTTCTGGGTATCATGTTCCTGTGTATCGGTTTCTTCAAATTGAACTTCATCCTCATAGGAGCGCTAGCTGTTTACCGCAAACAAAGAGCCAGAAAGGTCATTGAGGAAACCCAGGGGGCGTTTTTCCCTACTCCGGGACCAGTGTGA
- a CDS encoding hypothetical protein (encoded by transcript BESB_011050) encodes MRGKGYLPRGSIFILLSSVFCVGMCTFVLHAKEKETQRRYEGVLRDVERQRQKLHRNAAESSSQTAARGAGSSGATSV; translated from the exons ATGAGAGGGAAAGGGTACCTGCCCCGTGGCAGCATCTTCATTCTCCTCTCTTCCGTCTTCTGCGTTGGCATGTGTACAT TTGTGCTTCACGccaaggagaaggagactcAGCGGCGCTACGAGGGAGTCCTGAGAGACGTTGAGAGGCAAAGACAAAAGCTCCACAGgaacgcagcagagagcTCGAGCcagacagccgcgcgcggcgcaggcagcagcggcgcgaccaGTGTGTGA
- a CDS encoding hypothetical protein (encoded by transcript BESB_011060), which produces MASPVLNAWRRVALAPSQALSLSLSFSSSLASHCLQCPGSFASASSLAGLAQAHSQRRAFASSERPSVFSSFTASRVAATGTRTQRLSEHFVYHKILDKSPASSPAPRLTTPPSPPRAPGPASPLSLRRRLEHSFFLCVLSLRKKSALGRLLWKMCYARASERAAAAQRNASEAEEQGFTSFSQLEAVKKEQKKRLNKLFSLAAACGVLAVSVGGLIYVVATWYEEPLIKIGVKRPAAAEGEDAPDKDTIVA; this is translated from the coding sequence ATGGCGAGCCCCGTGCTGAacgcctggcggcgcgtcgccttggCTCCTTCCCAGGCCCTCtcgttgtctctctctttctcttcctcaCTCGCGTCTCACTGTCTGCAATGCCCAGGCTCgttcgcctcggcgtcgtccctcgcgggcctcgctcAAGCGCACTCTCagcgtcgcgccttcgcctcgtctgAGCGACCTTCTGTCTTCTCATCGTTCACTGCCAGCCGCGTGGCAGCCACCggcacgcgcacgcagcgtTTGAGCGAGCATTTCGTGTACCACAAAATTCTCGATAAGTCTCCTGCCTCTTCACCGGCTCCGCGCCTCACGACgcccccgtcgcctccgcgcgcaccggggccagcgtcgccgctgtcccTTCGACGGCGCTTGGAGcactccttcttcctctgtgtGTTGAGCCTGCGAAAGAAATCCGCACTGGGGCGGCTCCTGTGGAAGATGTGTTATGCGCGGGCCtccgagcgcgcggccgccgcgcagcggaaCGCCAGCGAAGCCGAGGAGCAGGGCTTCACGAGCTTCTCGCAGCTCGAAGCTGTGAAGAAAGAGCAAAAGAAGAGACTCAACAagctcttctctctggccgcggcgtgtggcgtcctcgccgtctccgtaGGAGGACTCATCTACGTGGTCGCCACCTGGTACGAAGAGCCGCTGATCAAAATCGGCGTGAAGCGcccggcagccgcagagggcgaagacgcaccCGACAAGGACACCATCGTCGCctga
- a CDS encoding putative cytochrome C-type heme lyase (encoded by transcript BESB_011070): MEDSKPSGDAASSACSPSDCCGAKSASSSCPLSAKSSPPPPSSSCCRKSSSSPLSCNSADCPSKRKCILATVLSPVLATPPLLFPSLKPLQLAPPHCEASDPSLTSARHELFRYAPPTASPYASCPFAAWRSPWGAPGAFASSLLRGCPGASGASSPSRDAPPAERSGGCPIRATAQRVASGWRSWMPLRRDAPPPAEPHGAEPDGAEPGAKQDVGERAGVCPFRGSERPSGFIPWRRGAPPAERLMQPGEAAEAPHGERRGLCPVRGAVGGASRGLFGGAQRGSGSPEAKPLDERAAHGELNPLNMMPEISNEPGEEEGEDNHALSTKRRISTIPKTGEDSTWVYPSPLQFHRAVQRKNKEPPPPEAMESTVFVHDLVNERTWKKILQWERALHSECEKLTLSRFVGRSEDYTPTARFRQLFSYLGLPFDRHDWYVNRCGETVRYVVDYYDDTRAEDNIQVFIHARPAWFDSWQNFADNVRRMFASS, from the exons ATGGAGGATTCGAAGCCCAGTGGCGACGCGGCTTCGTCGGCGTGCTCCCCGAGCGattgctgcggcgcgaagtctgcctcctcttcgtgcCCTCTGTCCGCGAAGTcttcgccgcccccgccttcCTCATCGTGCTGCCGAAaatcctcctcgtcgcccctgtCCTGCAACTCCGCCGACTGCCCTTCCAAGCGCAAATGCATCCTGGCAACTGTCTTGTCTCCAGTTCTGGCGACCCCGCCTCTGCTCTTTCCCTCGCTGAAGCCGCTCCAGCTGGCGCCTCCTCACTGCGAGGCGTCGGATCCTTCCCTGACCTCCGCGCGGCACGAGCTCTTCCGCTACGCGCCTCCCACCGCGAGCCCTTACGCGTCGTGCCCGTTCGCTGCGTGGCGGTCGCCCTGGGGAGCCCCcggggccttcgcctcctccctgcTCCGCGGGTGCCCtggcgcctcgggcgcctcctcgccgtcgcgcgacgcgcctcctgcggagcgaagcggcggctgcccgattcgcgcgacggcgcagagagttGCCTCTGGCTGGCGCTCGTGgatgccgctgcggcgagacgcgcctccccccgcaGAGCCGCACGGTGCAGAGCCCGACGGGGCGGAGCCTGGAGCGAAACAGGACGTCGGCgaacgcgccggcgtctgccccTTTCGCGGCTCAGAGCGCCCCTCTGGCTTCATcccctggcggcgcggcgcgccgcccgcggagcgGCTGATGCAGCccggagaggccgccgaggctccccacggcgagcgccgcggcctctgtcccgtccgcggcgcggtcggcggcgcctccaggggCCTCTTCGGGGGTGCGCAGCGCGGGTCAGGCAGCCCTGAAGCGAAGCCGCTcgacgagcgcgccgcccatGGCGAGCTGAATCCGCTCAACATGATGCCTGAGATCTCGAACGAGcctggcgaggaggagggcgaagacaACCACGCGCTGTCTACCAAACGAAGAATCTCGACGATTCCAAAGACTGGAGAAGACTCAA CATGGGTGTatccgtcgcctctgcagttCCATCGCGCGgtgcagagaaaaaacaaagagCCACCCCCCCCCGAGGCGATGGAATCTACCGTCTTCGTCCATGATTTAGTTAACGAGCGAACTTGGAAAAAAATTCTCCAGTGGGAGAGGGCACTGCACTC GGAATGCGAAAAACTAACTTTGAGCCGCTTCGTTGGGCGCTCCGAGGACTACACCCCGACGGCGCGCTTTCGCCAGCTCTTCTCCTA TTTGGGTTTGCCCTTCGATCGCCACGACTGGTATGTGAACCGCTGCGGAGAGACGGTGCGCTACGTCGTGGACTACTACGACGACACCAGGGCAGAAGACAACATCCAA GTCTTCATCCACGCGCGCCCGGCGTGGTTCGACTCTTGGCAAAACTTCGCGGACAACGTCAGGCGCATGTTTGCTTCTTCGTGA